In the Xiamenia xianingshaonis genome, one interval contains:
- a CDS encoding DUF1385 domain-containing protein has translation MGEKRECEASAAGAAAAEADKAARTSAASGKSDLKRAFAEDGALKTHVGGQALIEGIMMRGKYNWSVAVRTPDGSVYVEEHDLASGKDKNGWMYWPFVRGCRSMVESLALGFKALEIAMMHAFGEEDEPEGRRTTEAAEKQADASSDRFESGLEGPGREVLSGMPSQNSEDFSWKKDFGRPDTVIDALGAQHTLEVVSEPAASGQIDDQSQNSVTKQPLDNDAKDPGKKDFLDEEVEFGKKEMGLSMVLGLVLGVALFIVAPAFVTNVIVGEYDSNPVWWNIVDGLLRVAVFVGYLWLIGRMEDIRRMFGYHGAEHKTIHCYEHGLPLTPENARSFPRLHVRCGTAFLIMVMIIAIFVYTVIPVNLLIDAWGVPDGAPKLLLVIAIRILFLPVIAGISYEITVKWAGSHPENPLVKLVLWPGMQMQYLTTNEPDDGQIECAIAAMQKVLEREQAEQTKQATAH, from the coding sequence ATGGGCGAGAAACGCGAATGCGAGGCGTCTGCGGCGGGGGCGGCGGCCGCCGAAGCCGACAAGGCGGCCAGGACTTCGGCGGCCTCTGGAAAGTCGGACCTCAAACGCGCTTTCGCCGAAGACGGGGCGCTGAAAACCCACGTTGGCGGGCAGGCGCTCATCGAGGGCATCATGATGCGCGGCAAGTACAACTGGTCGGTGGCCGTGCGCACGCCGGACGGGTCGGTGTATGTGGAAGAGCATGATCTGGCAAGCGGCAAGGACAAGAACGGCTGGATGTACTGGCCGTTCGTGCGCGGGTGCCGCTCCATGGTCGAATCGCTCGCACTGGGGTTCAAGGCGCTGGAAATCGCGATGATGCACGCGTTCGGCGAGGAAGACGAGCCGGAAGGGCGGCGCACAACCGAAGCGGCCGAAAAGCAAGCCGACGCATCGAGTGACCGTTTCGAAAGCGGGCTTGAAGGGCCGGGGCGCGAAGTGCTTTCGGGCATGCCGAGCCAGAACTCGGAAGACTTTTCCTGGAAGAAGGACTTCGGCCGCCCCGACACGGTGATCGACGCGCTGGGCGCCCAGCACACGCTGGAAGTGGTCAGCGAACCGGCAGCGTCTGGGCAAATCGATGATCAGAGCCAGAACAGCGTTACCAAGCAACCACTAGATAATGACGCGAAAGACCCTGGCAAGAAGGACTTCTTGGACGAAGAGGTCGAGTTCGGCAAGAAGGAGATGGGCCTGTCGATGGTGCTCGGGCTCGTGCTGGGAGTGGCGCTGTTCATCGTCGCGCCGGCCTTCGTCACGAACGTGATCGTGGGCGAGTACGACTCGAATCCGGTGTGGTGGAACATCGTTGACGGCCTTCTGCGCGTGGCCGTGTTTGTCGGGTATCTGTGGCTTATCGGGCGCATGGAGGACATTCGCCGCATGTTCGGCTATCACGGCGCCGAGCACAAGACCATCCATTGCTACGAGCACGGCCTTCCGCTCACGCCGGAAAACGCCCGCAGCTTCCCGCGCCTGCACGTGCGCTGCGGCACGGCGTTTCTCATCATGGTCATGATCATCGCCATCTTCGTCTACACGGTCATTCCGGTGAACCTGCTCATCGATGCGTGGGGCGTGCCCGACGGGGCGCCGAAGCTTCTGCTCGTCATCGCCATCCGCATCCTGTTCTTGCCTGTCATCGCCGGCATTTCGTACGAGATCACCGTGAAATGGGCGGGGTCGCATCCTGAGAACCCGCTCGTGAAACTCGTGCTGTGGCCGGGCATGCAGATGCAGTACCTCACCACGAACGAGCCCGACGACGGGCAGATCGAATGCGCCATCGCCGCCATGCAAAAAGTCCTCGAGCGCGAACAAGCCGAACAAACCAAGCAAGCCACCGCCCATTAA
- a CDS encoding amino acid ABC transporter ATP-binding protein has protein sequence MAVAIEAVNVVKSFGSVEALRGVSLTVEEGEKVVVIGPSGSGKSVLIRCINGLEVPDEGRVIVEGMDLSDRRVKPSAIARDVAMVFQGYYLYPHKTVLENVTLAPIKVLKVPREEAQRTGREYLDRVGMLHKADKYPDQLSGGQQQRVAIARALNMHPKIMLLDEPTSALDPEMVQEVLDVIKSLAETNMTIVMVTHEMGLAREAADEVVFMENGLVVDRGTPKYLFEETRNERVKSFLSKIL, from the coding sequence ATGGCGGTTGCAATCGAGGCGGTGAACGTTGTCAAGAGCTTCGGGTCGGTCGAGGCGCTCAGGGGCGTCTCGCTTACGGTCGAAGAAGGCGAGAAGGTCGTTGTCATCGGGCCGTCGGGCTCGGGCAAAAGCGTGCTCATCCGCTGCATCAACGGGCTTGAAGTGCCTGATGAGGGGCGTGTGATCGTCGAGGGCATGGATTTATCCGACCGCCGCGTGAAGCCGTCTGCGATCGCCCGCGACGTGGCTATGGTCTTTCAGGGCTACTATCTCTATCCGCATAAAACGGTGCTCGAAAACGTGACGCTCGCGCCGATCAAGGTGCTGAAAGTGCCGCGCGAAGAGGCGCAGCGCACAGGCCGGGAATACCTCGACCGCGTCGGCATGCTGCACAAGGCCGACAAGTACCCCGACCAGCTTTCCGGCGGCCAGCAGCAGCGCGTCGCCATCGCCCGTGCACTCAACATGCACCCCAAGATCATGCTGCTCGACGAGCCGACGAGCGCGCTCGACCCCGAAATGGTGCAAGAGGTGCTCGACGTCATCAAGTCGCTCGCCGAAACGAACATGACCATCGTCATGGTCACCCACGAGATGGGCCTTGCCCGCGAGGCGGCCGACGAGGTAGTGTTCATGGAAAACGGCCTGGTGGTCGATCGCGGCACGCCGAAATACCTGTTCGAGGAAACGCGCAACGAGCGCGTGAAGAGCTTCCTGTCGAAGATACTGTAG
- a CDS encoding flavin reductase — translation MIDRAAFHKLSCGLYIIGSKTGERFVGCVANTVLQVTSKPFQLSVTLNKENATTKAVQESGRFTASVVDEAMCMETIGRFGFHSSTELDKFGEVAHALDACEVPYLEQDCSAWFSCRVVGSMDVGTHVVFVGEVEESGVLSGPHPMTYSFYHLVKGGKTPPRASSYTGEGTSSDVAADNAAGAKVAEEDGLKHAWRCTICGHIEYVDELPENFSCPVCGVGPECFERIEL, via the coding sequence ATGATCGATCGCGCGGCGTTTCACAAGCTCTCGTGCGGCTTGTACATCATCGGCTCGAAGACAGGCGAGCGCTTCGTCGGCTGCGTCGCCAATACGGTTTTGCAGGTCACGTCGAAGCCGTTCCAGCTGAGCGTGACGCTGAACAAGGAGAACGCGACCACAAAGGCCGTGCAGGAATCGGGCCGGTTCACCGCGTCGGTCGTCGACGAGGCTATGTGCATGGAGACGATCGGCCGTTTCGGATTCCATTCGAGCACCGAGCTTGACAAGTTCGGCGAGGTCGCCCATGCGCTCGACGCGTGCGAGGTGCCGTATCTGGAGCAGGACTGCTCGGCGTGGTTTTCGTGCCGCGTCGTTGGCTCGATGGACGTGGGGACGCACGTGGTGTTCGTCGGCGAGGTGGAAGAAAGCGGCGTGCTGAGCGGTCCCCATCCGATGACGTATTCCTTTTACCACCTGGTCAAGGGTGGGAAGACGCCGCCGCGCGCCTCGTCGTACACCGGCGAGGGCACAAGCAGCGACGTGGCTGCGGACAATGCGGCCGGCGCGAAGGTCGCAGAGGAAGACGGGCTGAAGCACGCGTGGCGCTGCACGATTTGCGGCCATATCGAATACGTTGACGAACTGCCGGAGAACTTCTCATGCCCGGTGTGCGGCGTAGGCCCCGAGTGCTTCGAGCGCATCGAGCTGTAG
- a CDS encoding class I SAM-dependent methyltransferase, with amino-acid sequence MTGQETVRCSERWNDEWISLQKAGGSFDDAKHWDERAKTYTTKDSPNAYVEEFIGRSQLRDGDVVLDMGCGNGALALPLARAGHAVFACDFSAGMLGLLSQQAVAEGLAGITTVHMSWEDDWAACGLRANAVDVGFASRSISVCDLRRALLKLSSVAKRRACITISTGASPRVDERVLRAADVAAFEPHDCVFAYALLVGEGFYPQVSYIESERCDTFATREDAVAAFDAMVERALTRPLSPQERRQAAERVRAWADENVVENDEAGRPVGRGQVQGAFRLREPRIVRWAYLTWETGGYDDEAVLR; translated from the coding sequence ATGACCGGCCAGGAGACGGTGCGCTGCTCTGAGCGCTGGAATGATGAGTGGATAAGTCTGCAAAAGGCGGGCGGCAGCTTCGATGACGCCAAACACTGGGACGAGCGCGCGAAGACGTACACGACGAAGGATTCCCCGAACGCCTACGTGGAGGAATTCATCGGCCGCTCCCAGCTGCGCGACGGCGACGTCGTGCTCGACATGGGCTGCGGGAACGGCGCGCTGGCGCTGCCGCTGGCGCGGGCGGGGCATGCGGTCTTCGCCTGCGACTTCTCGGCCGGCATGCTCGGGCTGCTTTCGCAGCAGGCCGTCGCCGAAGGGCTTGCGGGAATCACGACTGTACATATGAGCTGGGAAGACGATTGGGCGGCCTGCGGGCTGCGTGCGAACGCGGTCGACGTCGGCTTCGCGTCTCGGTCCATTTCCGTGTGCGATTTGCGGCGGGCTTTGCTGAAGCTCTCGTCGGTCGCGAAGCGCCGCGCGTGCATTACCATTTCGACCGGCGCCTCTCCTCGCGTCGACGAGCGCGTGCTGCGGGCCGCTGACGTGGCTGCCTTCGAGCCGCACGATTGCGTGTTCGCTTACGCCCTTCTGGTTGGTGAGGGGTTCTATCCCCAGGTCAGCTATATAGAAAGCGAACGGTGCGACACGTTTGCCACGCGCGAGGACGCCGTCGCCGCCTTCGATGCGATGGTCGAAAGGGCGCTGACGCGCCCGCTTTCTCCGCAGGAGCGACGGCAGGCCGCCGAAAGGGTTCGTGCATGGGCGGACGAGAACGTGGTGGAAAACGACGAGGCGGGGCGGCCCGTGGGGCGCGGCCAGGTGCAAGGGGCCTTCCGCCTGCGCGAGCCTCGCATCGTGCGCTGGGCGTATCTGACGTGGGAAACCGGCGGATACGACGACGAAGCGGTGCTTCGTTAG
- a CDS encoding transporter substrate-binding domain-containing protein, with product MVLLTRRTLLRTAGIGIVAAAAGIPLAGCAADDAVLRVGTKIDVPNFGFQNPQTGTVEGLEVDIARELARRIKGSPDAAALVGVNVTTRGAMIDNGTLDAVLATFSVTDERKRSYAFSRPYYIDHLGILVKQGKGLEAFEDLDGKTIGVALSATSKRTLEDAAREAGIGLHFAEYSTYPEIKIALVADRIDAFSVDRSILGGYVDDATELMDVAFAPQRYAVASSLDDPKLAAAIDAAVAAMQSDGVLAALQEKWGLASEMADETAAEAEAQAASAARVGAAAPLASEAPVVQAPGGGGDA from the coding sequence ATGGTGCTGCTGACGAGAAGAACGCTGCTGAGGACGGCCGGGATCGGCATTGTCGCTGCGGCGGCGGGCATCCCGCTTGCCGGGTGCGCGGCCGACGATGCGGTGCTGCGCGTGGGCACGAAGATCGACGTGCCGAACTTCGGCTTTCAAAATCCCCAGACCGGAACCGTCGAAGGACTTGAGGTTGACATCGCCCGCGAGCTGGCGCGACGCATCAAAGGCTCGCCCGACGCCGCGGCGCTTGTGGGCGTGAACGTGACGACGCGCGGCGCGATGATCGACAACGGCACGCTCGACGCGGTGCTCGCCACGTTCTCGGTGACCGACGAGCGCAAGAGAAGCTATGCGTTCTCGCGGCCGTATTACATCGACCACTTGGGCATTCTCGTGAAGCAGGGCAAAGGGCTCGAAGCCTTTGAGGATTTGGACGGCAAGACGATCGGGGTCGCGCTGTCGGCCACGTCGAAGCGAACGCTTGAGGACGCGGCGCGCGAGGCCGGCATCGGGCTGCACTTCGCGGAATACTCCACCTATCCCGAAATCAAAATCGCGCTGGTGGCGGACCGCATCGATGCCTTTTCGGTCGACCGGTCCATCCTGGGCGGCTACGTAGACGATGCGACCGAGCTCATGGACGTGGCGTTCGCACCGCAGCGCTACGCCGTGGCAAGCTCGCTTGACGACCCCAAGCTGGCGGCCGCCATCGATGCGGCCGTTGCCGCCATGCAGTCCGACGGCGTGCTCGCTGCGCTGCAGGAAAAGTGGGGCCTCGCCTCCGAAATGGCTGATGAAACGGCCGCCGAAGCAGAAGCGCAGGCCGCTTCTGCCGCCCGCGTCGGCGCTGCGGCGCCCCTCGCCTCTGAAGCGCCCGTCGTGCAAGCCCCAGGGGGTGGCGGCGATGCTTGA
- a CDS encoding desulfoferrodoxin family protein, whose amino-acid sequence MKFYKCEVCGNIAVKVFDSGKNLSCCGQEMTELVANTTDAAVEKHVPEVTVDGAGVHVQVGSVEHPMLPEHYIAFVCLETEQGYQIAELTSDDKPVVDFVTAEGDKPVRVYEYCNLHGLWVAEI is encoded by the coding sequence ATGAAGTTCTACAAGTGCGAAGTGTGCGGCAACATCGCCGTCAAAGTGTTCGATTCCGGCAAGAACCTGTCGTGCTGCGGCCAGGAAATGACCGAACTCGTCGCGAACACGACCGACGCCGCCGTTGAGAAGCATGTGCCTGAAGTGACGGTCGACGGCGCGGGCGTGCACGTGCAGGTCGGCTCGGTCGAGCATCCGATGCTTCCCGAGCACTACATCGCGTTCGTGTGTCTGGAAACGGAGCAGGGCTACCAGATCGCCGAGCTGACCTCGGACGACAAGCCCGTGGTCGATTTCGTGACGGCTGAAGGCGACAAGCCGGTGCGCGTGTACGAATACTGCAACCTTCATGGACTGTGGGTGGCCGAAATCTAA
- a CDS encoding HipA domain-containing protein: MGLARYTLMNKNTPVLGFEYDLDAHQAVRVTRIDCREAAPIGMGDRRGDITKHDVNYWWRHRAIPASRAQIDRLLANLQLDSTLVLAEKSFGLSLSDRYWLNDEDHPQTWEAINFFDNDFSDDLGFLTLGQDGAGSSPDAPDYTRVSLSSPSSTLGGDLLKKWKIVDGKRVLLKAGVGAFNQEPYNEVAATALHERLMAPGEFTPYRLFVDGRRVYSACDNMLGPDEELVAAWDVIHNAKQPNNLSDLQFYVHRCERLGLDGAQVFTELAKMFAADFVLANRDRHYRNFGVIRNVETLEVVRLAPVFDSGSCLWSNVELLELPADFDYVAKPFKLNGMKPADQVRLFEGHFEWFSPSMLDGYPEQLAGILSRNPNIPERRIRTVVEHVERKIEVLCAIAA; this comes from the coding sequence ATGGGATTGGCTCGCTATACGCTCATGAACAAGAACACGCCGGTGCTCGGGTTCGAATATGACCTTGACGCGCATCAGGCCGTGCGCGTCACGCGCATCGACTGTCGCGAGGCCGCGCCGATCGGCATGGGCGACCGCCGCGGCGACATCACCAAGCACGACGTGAACTACTGGTGGCGGCATCGCGCCATTCCGGCGTCGCGCGCCCAGATCGACCGGCTGCTTGCAAACTTGCAGCTGGACAGCACGCTCGTGCTGGCGGAAAAGAGCTTCGGCCTGTCGCTGTCGGACCGGTATTGGCTCAACGACGAGGATCATCCGCAGACTTGGGAAGCCATCAATTTCTTCGACAACGATTTCTCGGACGACCTGGGATTTCTCACGCTTGGACAAGACGGCGCCGGGTCGTCGCCCGACGCGCCCGACTACACGCGGGTCAGCCTGTCCTCGCCGAGCAGCACGCTCGGCGGAGACTTGCTGAAGAAGTGGAAGATAGTCGACGGCAAGCGCGTGCTGCTGAAGGCCGGCGTCGGCGCGTTCAACCAGGAGCCGTACAACGAGGTCGCGGCCACGGCGCTGCACGAGCGCTTGATGGCTCCGGGCGAATTCACGCCGTACCGGCTGTTCGTCGACGGCCGACGCGTGTATTCGGCCTGCGACAACATGCTGGGGCCCGATGAGGAGCTGGTTGCCGCCTGGGACGTGATTCACAACGCGAAGCAGCCGAACAACTTGTCTGACCTGCAGTTTTACGTGCATCGATGCGAACGGCTCGGCTTGGACGGCGCACAGGTCTTCACCGAGCTGGCGAAGATGTTCGCGGCTGATTTCGTGCTGGCCAACCGCGATCGGCACTATCGCAACTTCGGCGTCATCCGCAACGTGGAGACGCTTGAAGTCGTGCGCCTGGCGCCGGTGTTCGACAGCGGATCGTGTTTGTGGTCGAACGTCGAGCTGCTGGAGCTGCCTGCCGACTTCGACTACGTCGCAAAGCCGTTCAAGCTCAACGGCATGAAGCCGGCCGACCAGGTGCGCCTGTTCGAGGGACACTTCGAATGGTTCAGCCCGTCGATGCTCGACGGCTATCCCGAGCAGCTCGCCGGCATTCTGTCGCGCAATCCCAACATCCCCGAGCGGCGCATTCGGACGGTGGTCGAGCACGTGGAGCGCAAGATCGAAGTGCTGTGCGCCATTGCCGCATAG
- the thyX gene encoding FAD-dependent thymidylate synthase: MHVELLYHTPDPERAIATAARLCYAPVGASELMETMPEERVKSVLSTIMESGHFSTLEHASYTFAVEGVSRALTHQLVRHRIASFNQQSQRYVKFTDGVDVVVPSTVAENPQAREVFDEANAVVVAAYEKLLDLGVPAEDARYLLPNAAASKIVVTMNVRELLHFFNLRCCNRAQWEIRDLAHRMLELARPTAPFVFLDAGAPCVSGPCPEGKMCCNNPYSRVKRG, from the coding sequence ATGCACGTTGAACTGCTGTATCATACGCCCGATCCCGAACGCGCCATCGCCACGGCGGCGCGTCTGTGCTATGCGCCGGTGGGCGCGTCCGAACTGATGGAGACCATGCCCGAAGAGCGCGTGAAAAGCGTGCTTTCCACCATCATGGAAAGCGGGCACTTCTCAACGCTCGAGCATGCCAGCTACACGTTCGCGGTGGAGGGGGTGTCGCGGGCCCTCACGCACCAGCTCGTGCGCCATCGCATCGCCAGCTTCAACCAGCAAAGCCAGCGTTACGTGAAGTTCACCGACGGGGTGGATGTGGTCGTTCCGTCGACGGTTGCGGAAAACCCCCAGGCCCGCGAGGTGTTCGACGAGGCGAACGCAGTTGTGGTGGCGGCCTATGAAAAGCTGCTTGACCTGGGCGTTCCTGCCGAAGACGCGCGGTATCTGCTGCCGAACGCGGCGGCCAGCAAGATCGTCGTCACGATGAACGTGCGCGAGCTGCTGCACTTCTTCAACCTGCGCTGCTGCAACCGCGCCCAGTGGGAAATCCGCGACCTGGCCCACCGGATGCTTGAGCTGGCCCGTCCTACGGCGCCGTTCGTCTTTCTGGACGCGGGCGCCCCGTGCGTGTCGGGTCCGTGCCCGGAAGGGAAGATGTGCTGCAACAATCCCTATTCGCGCGTGAAGCGGGGCTGA
- a CDS encoding amino acid ABC transporter permease: MADVAALFTWQNAVFLLQGLGMTLFISALSIACSVVCGAVLSIMRTSERRVLRGVAGAYVEVFKNTPLLLWIMFTFFVAKLPPLGAAVVAFTLFTSASIAEIIRGGLAGVPRGQYEAAKSQGFSKAQAYVFVILPQALRNMVPALLSQFVTTVKDTSYLWGAMAVQELMGRGMILMNSYNSTVQIFALFAIVALVYFVVCFTLSQVVRAYQRRLRKA, from the coding sequence ATGGCTGATGTTGCAGCGCTCTTCACCTGGCAAAACGCGGTGTTTTTGCTGCAGGGCCTTGGCATGACGCTGTTCATCTCGGCGCTGTCCATCGCGTGTTCGGTCGTATGCGGCGCCGTGCTGTCGATCATGCGGACTTCTGAGCGCCGCGTGCTGCGGGGCGTGGCGGGCGCCTATGTGGAAGTATTCAAGAACACGCCGCTGCTGCTGTGGATCATGTTCACGTTCTTTGTGGCGAAGCTGCCGCCCTTGGGCGCCGCCGTGGTCGCGTTCACCCTGTTCACGAGCGCAAGCATCGCCGAGATCATCCGCGGCGGCCTGGCAGGCGTGCCGCGCGGCCAGTACGAGGCGGCGAAGAGCCAGGGCTTTTCCAAGGCGCAAGCCTATGTGTTCGTCATTTTGCCCCAGGCGCTGCGCAACATGGTGCCGGCGCTGCTTTCCCAGTTCGTCACGACCGTCAAGGACACATCGTATCTGTGGGGTGCCATGGCGGTGCAAGAGCTTATGGGCCGCGGCATGATCCTCATGAACAGCTACAACTCCACGGTGCAGATCTTCGCCCTCTTCGCGATCGTGGCGCTCGTCTACTTCGTCGTCTGCTTCACGCTCTCGCAGGTCGTGCGAGCCTATCAGCGTCGCCTGCGCAAGGCATGA
- the rpmE gene encoding 50S ribosomal protein L31 codes for MKKGIHPEYMECVVKCSCGNTFTTRSTKPELKIDICSVCHPFYTGQQRFVDTGGRVQRFTDKFGSAREAIAAREAEKKAQRAAEIAAREAEKKALREAKAAEKAKRAEEFAKKAEAEAAKAAAAAAEAEANEAAAAVSAEDAAAVDALVEAAVEAPAEAAE; via the coding sequence ATGAAAAAAGGCATCCATCCCGAGTACATGGAGTGCGTTGTCAAGTGCAGCTGTGGCAACACCTTCACCACGCGTTCCACGAAGCCTGAGCTGAAGATCGACATCTGCAGCGTCTGCCATCCGTTCTACACCGGCCAGCAGCGCTTCGTCGACACCGGCGGACGCGTGCAGCGCTTTACCGACAAGTTCGGTTCTGCGCGTGAAGCCATCGCCGCTCGCGAGGCCGAGAAGAAGGCCCAGCGCGCTGCCGAGATCGCCGCTCGCGAGGCCGAGAAGAAGGCCCTGCGCGAGGCGAAGGCCGCGGAAAAGGCCAAGCGTGCCGAGGAATTCGCCAAGAAGGCCGAGGCTGAAGCTGCCAAGGCCGCCGCTGCTGCTGCCGAGGCCGAGGCCAACGAAGCCGCTGCTGCCGTGTCTGCTGAAGACGCCGCCGCTGTTGACGCGCTCGTTGAAGCCGCCGTCGAAGCTCCCGCCGAGGCTGCTGAATAA
- a CDS encoding amino acid ABC transporter permease translates to MLDAFAPFKWEALFAQWPAILQAFGVTVAISACALVVALAFGVLFGVLSVSRFGACRTLARVYVEAVQNIPLLLQVFVLYAVFPLLGLSLTSYWIGVLAIGFYHGAYMSEVVRSGIGSIHRGQFEAAKSQGFGYWQMMFLIVLPQAMRIIVPPMAVQAANLVKNTSVLALIAGGELMYFSNSFAGATSYYGPAYVVAAVLYFIVCFPLSRLAVMLERRMLTNRRVTTGDATEALAEDGLEATPGTHDITGHAAAMALSRGVPAMYAGMTGAAPAPAPPSPRHPLHDLAGGPASSDAPAPDAAHQRFTGNVAAAIADGAGIELAQELACECGTDEGKARRLLRAKTKEASDHG, encoded by the coding sequence ATGCTTGATGCGTTCGCCCCCTTCAAGTGGGAGGCCCTTTTTGCTCAATGGCCGGCCATCCTGCAGGCGTTCGGCGTGACGGTCGCCATCTCGGCGTGCGCGCTTGTCGTGGCGCTTGCGTTCGGCGTCCTGTTCGGCGTGCTGTCGGTGTCGCGCTTCGGCGCGTGCCGGACCCTTGCCCGCGTCTACGTCGAGGCGGTGCAAAACATCCCGCTGCTGTTGCAGGTGTTTGTGCTCTATGCGGTGTTTCCGCTGCTGGGGCTGTCGCTCACGTCGTATTGGATCGGCGTGCTGGCCATCGGCTTCTACCACGGCGCCTATATGTCGGAAGTGGTGCGCAGCGGCATCGGGTCGATCCACCGCGGGCAGTTCGAGGCGGCGAAAAGCCAGGGGTTCGGCTACTGGCAGATGATGTTCCTGATCGTTTTGCCCCAGGCCATGCGCATCATCGTTCCACCGATGGCCGTGCAGGCCGCGAACCTCGTGAAGAACACGTCGGTGCTTGCACTCATCGCGGGCGGCGAGCTGATGTACTTCTCGAACTCGTTCGCTGGCGCCACGAGCTACTACGGGCCGGCCTACGTCGTCGCTGCGGTGCTGTACTTCATCGTGTGCTTTCCGCTGTCGCGTCTGGCCGTCATGCTCGAGCGGCGCATGCTGACGAATCGGCGCGTGACGACGGGCGACGCCACCGAGGCGCTTGCCGAGGACGGGCTGGAGGCCACGCCGGGCACGCACGACATCACCGGGCATGCGGCCGCCATGGCCTTGTCTCGCGGCGTGCCTGCCATGTACGCGGGCATGACCGGAGCGGCGCCCGCGCCGGCACCGCCAAGCCCGCGCCATCCGCTGCACGACCTTGCGGGAGGGCCGGCGTCTTCCGACGCGCCGGCGCCCGACGCCGCGCACCAGCGCTTCACCGGCAACGTGGCCGCGGCCATTGCCGACGGCGCCGGCATCGAGCTGGCGCAGGAGCTTGCCTGCGAATGCGGGACGGACGAGGGGAAGGCCCGCCGGCTCCTGCGCGCAAAAACGAAGGAGGCGAGTGACCATGGCTGA
- the pyk gene encoding pyruvate kinase, with the protein MPKKTKHTKIVCTLGPAVDSDEAVRGLIEAGMDVARLNFSHGSHDEHRIRMDRVRRVREELQDPCAILLDTAGPEIRTGLLQGGEPVTLDVGAIFTLFSAEHEGDASGVSQTWPGLAKAVSVGDDILVDDGLIGLRVVRIEGENVVCKVLNGGVLGQRKSVNIPGVAVPFPALTDKDREDVLFGIEQNIDFVAVSFVRNADSVREVRAFLDSHGGDDILIIAKIECASAVDDFDEILEAADGIMIARGDLGVEVDASRVPHIQKRIIRACNKLSKPCITATQMLESMVKNPRPTRAEAADVANAVYDGTDAIMLSGETAVGAYPVEAVRTMVQIAMESEAHLYEEHRLDRQRADASVSLAVGQAAVHTAENVHACCIIAPTMSGRTARLMSNLRPRVPIYAVTPFPRVMRQQQLNWGVISMLGDVLGSMNHIVDAAQRIVLERGLVNKGDIAVLTAGDPHTSPSIDPLERPKSPRVAATNVMYVVQV; encoded by the coding sequence ATGCCCAAGAAAACCAAGCACACGAAGATCGTCTGCACGCTCGGTCCCGCCGTCGATTCCGACGAGGCGGTGCGCGGGCTGATAGAAGCCGGCATGGACGTGGCTCGTCTGAACTTCTCGCACGGAAGCCACGACGAGCACCGAATCCGCATGGACCGCGTGCGCCGGGTCCGCGAGGAGCTGCAGGACCCCTGTGCGATCCTGCTCGACACCGCCGGCCCGGAGATCCGCACCGGGCTTTTGCAAGGCGGCGAGCCGGTGACTTTGGACGTGGGCGCCATATTCACGCTGTTTTCCGCCGAACACGAAGGCGATGCGAGCGGCGTGAGCCAAACGTGGCCCGGGCTTGCGAAGGCCGTGTCGGTCGGCGACGACATTTTGGTGGACGACGGGCTCATCGGGCTGCGCGTCGTGCGCATCGAAGGCGAAAACGTGGTCTGCAAGGTGCTCAACGGCGGCGTGCTGGGCCAGCGGAAATCCGTCAACATCCCTGGCGTGGCAGTGCCGTTTCCGGCGCTCACCGACAAGGACCGCGAAGACGTGCTGTTCGGCATCGAGCAGAACATCGACTTCGTGGCCGTGTCGTTCGTGCGCAACGCCGACAGCGTGCGCGAGGTGCGGGCGTTTTTGGATTCGCACGGCGGGGATGACATTCTCATCATCGCGAAGATCGAATGCGCGAGCGCGGTGGACGACTTCGACGAGATTCTGGAAGCAGCCGACGGCATCATGATCGCGCGCGGCGATCTGGGCGTGGAGGTTGACGCGTCGCGCGTGCCGCACATCCAGAAGCGCATCATCCGCGCGTGCAACAAGCTGTCGAAGCCTTGCATCACGGCCACGCAGATGCTCGAATCGATGGTGAAGAACCCGCGGCCGACGCGCGCCGAAGCGGCGGACGTGGCCAACGCGGTCTACGACGGCACCGATGCCATCATGCTGTCGGGCGAGACGGCCGTGGGGGCCTATCCGGTGGAGGCCGTGCGCACGATGGTGCAGATCGCCATGGAAAGCGAGGCGCATCTGTACGAAGAGCACCGGCTCGACCGCCAGCGCGCCGACGCGTCGGTGTCGCTTGCCGTGGGGCAGGCCGCCGTGCACACCGCCGAAAACGTGCACGCCTGCTGCATCATCGCGCCGACGATGTCGGGCCGCACCGCGCGTTTGATGTCGAACCTGCGCCCGCGCGTGCCCATTTACGCAGTCACGCCGTTTCCCCGGGTCATGCGCCAACAGCAGCTGAACTGGGGCGTCATCTCCATGCTGGGCGACGTGCTCGGCTCGATGAACCACATCGTCGACGCGGCGCAGCGGATAGTGCTTGAGCGGGGGCTGGTGAACAAGGGCGACATCGCTGTGCTGACTGCGGGCGATCCGCACACCTCGCCGTCCATTGATCCGCTCGAGCGCCCGAAGTCCCCGCGCGTGGCGGCGACGAACGTGATGTACGTGGTGCAAGTGTAG